The following coding sequences lie in one Mercenaria mercenaria strain notata chromosome 5, MADL_Memer_1, whole genome shotgun sequence genomic window:
- the LOC123557671 gene encoding uncharacterized protein LOC123557671, whose translation MSLYKIKIVIDNWSECRKRTVTSLRRSASILRSSHKANATAEHESAAVSLVGDLVGLGGVVLAPFSGGLSLALCGVSATTGIGSYLNKRQANNENDRIKREVENDVERAVEQDRRATVNLNELFAKFTYLERQLDIMMVDDILISIQETSITTLDINVREIEGNRLSSQLQQRSAPLSIPGLGISTQVANLNAALTSAEEVVKITRITKEVFRGTKTIRQVVSTAKSVNQISKAANSLSTARQAAALSIQASQTMARSTSAFASVAKGTDGVVKTVGAVSSATKSARIAAEVVTASGQAASAAKTVTKAVKAGTAISTATKGADTTIKTVKNIKQASNTVKTVTQVATDTEKAVRTTRVTTNAARVTRVTETATKAASISKVGLAINAVVIPLDIYNLVVASDNLNKSHEDVQRIEDQANILEQEMKSILEDVNVQIECFSELHLQLCKVYKNHRIAVIYDYLEMMHEKLSFTIPVRY comes from the exons ATGTCGCTTTATAAGATAAAAATAGTTATTGACAACTGGTCTGAATGTCGAAAGAGAACAGTTACCTCACTGCGACGTTCTGCGAGCATACTCCGTTCATCCCATAAAGCAAATGCAACGGCTGAGCATGAAAGTGCTGCAGTTTCTCTGGTTGGAG ATCTAGTTGGCCTTGGAGGTGTTGTGCTTGCACCTTTCTCTGGTGGATTGTCTCTTGCGCTTTGTGGAGTGTCCGCAACGACAGGAATTGGATCCTATTTAAATAAACGTCAAGCTAATAACGAAAATGATAGGATTAAGAGGGAAGTAGAAAACGACGTGGAACGAGCTGTTGAACAAGACAGAAGGGCGACTGTCAACCTTAATGAACTATTTGCAAAGTTCACTTATCTGGAACGACAGCTAGATATAATGATGGTTGATGACATACTAATAAGTATCCAAGAAACTTCGATAACAACCTTGGATATCAATGTCAGGGAAATTGAAGGTAATCGTCTATCAAGTCAGCTACAGCAGAGAAGTGCACCTTTGTCTATACCGGGTCTAGGTATATCAACACAGGTTGCAAATTTGAACGCTGCTTTGACGAGTGCAGAAGAAGTCGTGAAAATCACACGGATCACCAAAGAAGTATTCCGCGGGACAAAGACCATCAGGCAAGTCGTTTCAACGGCTAAATCAGTCAACCAGATTTCCAAGGCGGCAAATTCTCTTTCGACTGCCAGGCAGGCAGCAGCTTTGTCGATTCAGGCAAGCCAGACGATGGCAAGGTCTACATCTGCTTTTGCTAGTGTTGCAAAAGGAACTGACGGAGTAGTAAAGACGGTTGGGGCAGTTTCGTCTGCGACCAAGTCTGCAAGAATTGCTGCAGAAGTTGTAACCGCTTCTGGTCAGGCAGCGTCTGCAGCAAAAACGGTTACAAAAGCTGTTAAAGCTGGAACAGCAATATCGACTGCAACTAAAGGGGCAGACACGACTATTAAGACGGTGAAGAATATTAAACAAGCATCCAATACAGTGAAAACAGTCACACAAGTTGCAACCGATACGGAAAAAGCCGTCCGTACAACGCGGGTCACCACCAATGCAGCACGAGTCACAAGAGTAACGGAAACAGCAACAAAGGCTGCTTCTATAAGCAAAGTAGGCCTAGCCATCAATGCAGTGGTCATTCCACTTGATATTTACAACTTAGTCGTAGCTTCTGACAACCTTAACAAATCACATGAAGACGTGCAGCGCATTGAAGACCAAGCAAATATACTAGAGCAAGAGATGAAAAGTATACTTGAAGATGTTAATGTGCAAATTGAATGCTTTTCGGAACTTCATCTTCAACTTTGCAAAGTGTATAAAAATCACCGCATTGCAGTCATTTACGATTATCTTGAAATGATGCATGAAAAGCTTAGCTTTACCATTCCTGTACGCTATTGA